From a single Budorcas taxicolor isolate Tak-1 chromosome X, Takin1.1, whole genome shotgun sequence genomic region:
- the NONO gene encoding non-POU domain-containing octamer-binding protein: MQSNKTFNLEKQNHTPRKHHQHHHQQHHQQQQQQPPPPPMPANGQQASSQNEGLTIDLKNFRKPGEKTFTQRSRLFVGNLPPDITEEEMRKLFEKYGKAGEVFIHKDKGFGFIRLETRTLAEIAKVELDNMPLRGKQLRVRFACHSASLTVRNLPQYVSNELLEEAFSVFGQVERAVVIVDDRGRPSGKGIVEFSGKPAARKALDRCSEGSFLLTTFPRPVTVEPMDQLDDEEGLPEKLVIKNQQFHKEREQPPRFAQPGSFEYEYAMRWKALIEMEKQQQDQVDRNIKEAREKLEMEMEAARHEHQVMLMRQDLMRRQEELRRMEELHNQEVQKRKQLELRQEEERRRREEEMRRQQEEMMRRQQEGFKGTFPDAREQEIRMGQMAMGGAMGINNRGAMPPAPVPAGTPAPPGPATMMPDGTLGLTPPTTERFGQAATMEGIGAIGGTPPAFNRAAPGAEFAPNKRRRY; this comes from the exons ATGCAGAGCAATAAAACTTTTAACTTGGAGAAACAAAACCACACTCCAAGGAAGCATCATCAACATCACCATCAGCAGCACcaccagcagcaacagcagcagccaccaCCTCCACCAATGCCTGCAAATGGGCAGCAAGCCAGCAGCCAGA ATGAAGGCTTGACTATTGACCTGAAGAATTTTAGGAAACCAGGAGAGAAGACCTTCACCCAGCGTAGTCGGCTCTTTGTGGGCAATCTTCCTCCTGACATCACTGAGgaggagatgaggaaactgtttGAGAAATATGGGAAGGCAGGCGAAGTCTTCATTCATAAGGACAAGGGCTTTGGCTTTATCCGCTTG GAAACACGAACCCTAGCGGAGATTGCCAAAGTAGAACTGGACAACATGCCACTCCGTGGAAAGCAGCTGCGGGTGCGCTTTGCCTGCCATAGTGCATCCCTTACAGTCCGAAACCTTCCTCAGTATGTGTCCAATGAACTGCTGGAGGAGGCCTTTTCTGTGTTCGGCCAGGTGGAGAGGGCTGTAGTCATTGTGGATGATCGAGGCAGGCCCTCAGGAAAAGGCATTGTTGAATTCTCAGGGAAGCCAGCTGCTCGCAAAGCTCTGGACAGATGCAGTGAAGGCTCCTTCCTGCTAACCAC aTTTCCTCGACCTGTGACTGTGGAGCCCATGGACCAGTTAGATGATGAAGAGGGACTCCCAGAGAAGCTGGTTATAAAGAATCAACAATTTCACAA AGAGCGAGAACAGCCACCCAGATTTGCACAGCCTGGCTCCTTTGAGTATGAGTATGCCATGCGCTGGAAGGCACTTATTGAGATGGaaaagcagcagcaggaccaAGTGGACCGAAACATCAAGGAAGCTCGTGAGaagctggagatggaaatggaggCTGCTCGCCATGAGCACCAGGTCATGCTGATGAGGCAGG ATTTGATGAGGCGCCAAGAAGAACTTCGGAGGATGGAAGAGCTGCACAATCAAGAAGTGCAAAAACGAAAGCAGCTGGAGCTCag gcaggaggaggagcgCAGGCGCCGAGAGGAAGAGATGCGGCGGCAACAAGAAGAAATGATGCGACGACAGCAGGAAGGATTCAAGGGAACCTTCCCTGATGCG agAGAGCAAGAGATACGGATGGGTCAGATGGCTATGGGAG GTGCTATGGGCATAAACAACAGAGGCGCCATGCCCCCTGCTCCTGTGCCAGCTGGTACCCCAGCTCCTCCAGGACCAGCCACTATGATGCCAGATGGAACCTTGGGATTG ACCCCACCAACAACTGAACGGTTTGGCCAAGCTGCTACAATGGAAGGAATTGGAGCAATTGGTGGAACCCCTCCTGCATTCAACCGTGCAGCTCCTGGAGCTGAATTTGCTCCAAACAAACGTCGCCGATACTAA
- the ZMYM3 gene encoding zinc finger MYM-type protein 3 isoform X2 → MDPSDFPSPFDPLTLPEKPLAGDLPVDMEFGEDLLESQTAPTRGWAPPGPSPSSGALDLLDNPAGLEKDPGVLDGATELLGLGGLLYKAPSPPEVDHGPEGTLAWDTSDQTLEPGPGGRTPEVVPPDPGAGANPSSPEGLLEPLAPDSPITLQSPHIEEEETTSIATGRRGSPGQEEELPQGQPQSPNGPPSPSVGETLGDGINSSQTKPGSPSPPAHPSLPGDGLTGKASEKPPERKRSERVRRVEPPKPEVVDSTESIPVSDEDSDAMVDDPNDEDFVPFRPRRSPRMSLRSSVAQRAGRSSVGTKMTCAHCRTPLQKGQTAYQRKGLPQLFCSSSCLTTFSKKPSGKKTCTFCKKEIWNTKDSVVAQTGSGGSFHEFCTSVCLSLYEAQQQRPIPQSGDPADATRCSICQKTGEVLHEVSNGSVVHRLCSDSCFSKFRANKGLKTNCCDQCGAYIYAKTGSPGPELLFHEGQQKRFCNTTCLGAYKKKNTRVYPCVWCKTLCKNFEMLSHVDRNGKTSLFCSLCCTTSYKAKQAGLTGPPRPCSFCRRSLSDPCYYNKVDRTVYQFCSPSCWTKFQRTSPEGGIHLSCHYCHSLFSGKPEVLDWQDQVFQFCCRDCCEDFKRLRGVVSQCEHCRQEKLLHEKLRFSGVEKSFCSEGCVLLYKQDFTKKLGLCCITCTYCSQTCQRGVTEQLDGSTWDFCSEDCKSKYLLWYCKAARCHACKRQGKLLETIHWRGQIRHFCNQQCLLRFYSQQNQPNLDTQSGPESLLNSQSSEAKPQTPSQTKVENRNTIKTLQENGNLGKIPVKTRPAPAAPTPPPPPPPPPAAPRKNKAAMCKPLMQNRGVSCKVEMKSKGSQTEEWKPQVIVLPIPVPIFVPVPMHLYCQKVPVPFSMPIPVPVPMFLPTTLESTDKIVETIEELKVKIPSNPLEADILAMAEMIAEAEELDKASSDLCDLVSNQSAEGLLEDCDLFGPARDDVLAMAVKMANVLDEPGQDLEADFPKNPLDINPSVDFLFDCGLVGPEDVSTEQDLPRAMRKGQKRLVLSESCSRDSMSSQPSCTGLNYSYGVNAWKCWVQSKYANGETSKGDELRFGPKPMRIKEDILACSAAELNYGLAQFVREITRPNGERYEPDSIYYLCLGIQQYLLENNRMVNIFTDLYYLTFVQELNKSLSTWQPTLLPNNTVFSRVEEEHLWECKQLGVYSPFVLLNTLMFFNTKFFGLQTAEEHMQLSFTNVVRQSRKCTTPRGTTKVVSIRYYAPVRQRKGRDTGPGKRKRDDEAPILEQRENRMNPLRCPVKFYEFYLSKCPESLRTRNDVFYLQPERSCIAESPLWYSVIPMDRSMLESMLNRILAVREIYEELGRPGEEDLD, encoded by the exons ATGGATCCCAGTGATTTCCCCAGTCCGTTTGACCCATTGACCCTGCCAGAGAAGCCCTTGGCTGGAGACCTTCCAGTAGACATGGAATTTGGAGAGGATCTACTGGAATCTCAGACTGCCCCAACTCGAGGATGGGCCCCCCCTGGCCCTTCTCCATCCTCGGGAGCCCTGGACCTGCTTGATAACCCTGCTGGCCTGGAAAAAGACCCTGGAGTCCTGGATGGAGCCACTGAGCTGCTGGGGCTGGGAGGGCTGCTCTATAAAGCCCCTTCTCCCCCAGAGGTGGACCATGGTCCTGAGGGGACCCTTGCATGGGATACAAGCGATCAGACCCTAGAGCCTGGACCAGGGGGCAGGACCCCTGAGGTGGTGCCACCTGACCCAGGGGCTGGGGCAAATCCCTCTTCACCTGAGGGGCTACTAGAGCCTTTGGCTCCAGATTCTCCAATAACTCTGCAATCCCCACATATTGAAGAGGAGGAGACCACCTCCATAGCTACAGGGAGAAGGGGCTCccctgggcaggaggaggagcttCCCCAAGGGCAACCACAGAGCCCAAATGGCCCCCCCAGCCCTTCAGTGGGAGAGACTCTGGGGGATGGAATCAACAGTTCTCAGACCAAACCTGGGAGCCCTAGCCCCCCTGCACACCCTTCCTTGCCAG GAGATGGCCTGACTGGGAAGGCGAGTGAGAAGCCGCCTGAGAGG AAGAGAAGCGAGCGCGTTAGAAGAGTAGAGCCTCCAAAACCTGAGGTTGTGGATTCCACTGAGAGCA ttCCAGTGTCAGATGAGGATTCTGATGCCATGGTAGATGACCCAAACGATGAGGACTTCGTGCCATTCCGGCCCCGGCGCTCTCCTCGCATGTCTCTACGCTCAAGCGTGGCACAGAGAGCCGGACGCTCTTCAGTAGGCACCAAGATGACGTGTGCCCACTGCCGGACACCGCTGCAGAAGGGCCAGACGGCCTACCAGCGCAAGGGGCTGCCGCAGCTCTTCTGCTCTTCATCCTGCCTCACCACTTTCTCCAAGAAGCCCTCTGGCAAAAAGACCTGCACCTTCTGCAAGAA GGAGATCTGGAACACCAAGGACTCAGTTGTGGCGCAGACCGGTTCGGGAGGCTCCTTCCATGAGTTCTGCACATCCGTCTGTCTCTCCCTGTATGAGGCCCAGCAGCAGCGCCCAATTCCCCAGTCTGGGGATCCTGCTGATGCCACTCGCTGCAGCATATGCCAGAAGActggagag gtcCTGCATGAGGTCAGCAATGGCAGCGTGGTGCACCGGCTCTGCAGCGATTCTTGCTTCTCCAAATTCCGGGCCAACAAGGGACTGAAAACCAACTGTTGTGACCAGTGCGGGGCTTACATCTACGCCAAGACTGGGAGCCCTGGCCCCGAGCTCCTCTTCCACGAGGGCCAACAAAAGCGGTTCTGCAACACAACCTGCTTGGGGGCATACAAGAAG AAAAACACACGGGTGTACCCATGTGTCTGGTGCAAGACCCTGTGTAAGAACTTTGAGATGCTATCCCATGTGGACCGTAATGGCAAGACCAGCTTGTtctgttccctgtgctgtaccaCTTCTTACAAAGCGAAGCAGGCAGGGCTCACTG GCCCTCCCCGACCCTGCAGCTTCTGCCGCCGCAGCCTCTCTGACCCCTGTTACTACAACAAGGTTGATCGCACAGTCTACCAATTCTGCAGCCCCAGCTGCTGGACCAAGTTCCAG CGCACGAGCCCTGAGGGGGGCATTCACCTGAGCTGTCACTACTGCCACAGCCTCTTCAGTGGCAAGCCTGAGGTCTTGGACTGGCAG GACCAGGTGTTCCAGTTCTGCTGTCGTGATTGCTGTGAGGACTTTAAGCGCCTCCGGGGTGTGGTGTCCCAGTGTGAGCATTGCCGGCAGGAGAAACTCCTGCATGAGAAGCTCCGATTCAGTGGGGTGGAGAAGAGCTTCTGCAGCGAAG GCTGTGTGCTGCTATACAAACAGGACTTCACTAAGAAGCTGGGATTATGCTGTATCACTTGTACCTATTGCTCCCAGACCTGCCAGCGCGGAGTCACTGAGCAGCTGGATGGCAGCACCTGGGACTTCTGCAGCGAGGACTGTAAGAGCAAGTACCTGCTGTGGTACTGCAAG GCTGCCCGGTGCCATGCCTGTAAGCGCCAGGGGAAGCTGCTGGAGACCATCCACTGGCGTGGGCAGATCCGTCATTTCTGCAACCAACAGTGTCTGCTGCGCTTCTACAGCCAGCAGAACCAACCCAACCTGGATACCCAGAGTGGGCCTGAGAGCCTCCTGAACA GTCAGTCTTCTGAGGCAAAGCCCCAGACACCCTCTCAAACCAAAGTGGAGAACAGAAACACCATAAAGACCCTACAGGAAAATGGAAATCTGGGCAAG ATCCCTGTGAAGACCCGACCAGCCCCCGCTGCTCCTACTCCTCCACCACCACCGCCGCCACCCCCAGCAGCACCCCGCAAAAACAAAGCTGCCATGTGTAAACCACTGATGCAGAATCGGGGGGTCTCCTGCAAGGTGGAGATGAAGTCCAAAGGGAGTCAGACAG AAGAGTGGAAGCCACAGGTGATTGTGCTGCCCATCCCAGTGCCCATCTTTGTGCCAGTGCCTATGCATCTGTACTGCCAGAAAGTCCCGGTGCCTTTCTCAATGCCTATCCCG GTGCCTGTGCCCATGTTCCTGCCCACTACCTTGGAGAGCACAGACAAGATTGTGGAGACCATTGAGGAGCTGAAGGTGAAGATCCCGTCCAACCCCTTGGAGGCCGATATCCTGGCTATGGCAGAGATGATCGCAGAGGCCGAGGAGTTAGACAAGGCCTCATCTGACCTTTGTG ATCTTGTGAGCAACCAGAGTGCAGAGGGACTTCTGGAAGATTGTGACCTGTTTGGGCCAGCTCGGGATGATGTCCTGGCCATGGCCGTCAAGATGGCCAATGTGTTGGATGAGCCTGGACAAGACTTGGAGGCAGACTTCCCCAAGA ATCCTTTGGACATTAACCCCAGTGTGGACTTCCTCTTTGATTGTGGCCTGGTAGGGCCTGAGGACGTGTCTACTGAGCAAGACCTTCCCCGAGCCATGAGGAAG gGTCAAAAGCGGCTGGTGCTTTCAGAGAGCTGTTCCCGGGACTCCATGAGCAGCCAGCCTAGTTGTACTGGACTCAACTATTCCTATGGTGTCAATGCTTGGAAGTGCTGGGTGCAGTCAAAATATGCCAATGGAGAAACCAGCAAGGGTGATGAGCTGCGCTTTGGCC CCAAACCTATGCGTATCAAGGAGGATATTCTGGCCTGCTCAGCTGCTGAACTCAACTACGGTTTAGCCCAGTTTGTGAGAGAAATTACTCGACCCAACGGTGAACGATATGAACCTGATAGCATCTACTATCTGTGTCTTGGCATCCAACAG tactTGTTGGAAAATAACCGAATGGTGAACATTTTCACGGACCTTTACTACCTGACTTTTGTTCAAGAACTCAACAAGTCTCTGAGTACCTGGCAGCCCACCCTCCTCCCTAACA ATACGGTGTTCTCCCGAGTAGAGGAAGAGCACCTCTGGGAGTGTAAGCAGCTGGGGGTCTACTCACCCTTTGTCCTTCTCAACACCCTCATGTTCTTCAACACTAAGTTTTTTGGGCTTCAGACAGCCGAGGAGCACATGCAGCTCTCCTTCACCAATGTGGTGCGGCAGTCCCGCAAGTGTACCACCCCTCGGGGCACTACTAAGGTGGTGAGCATCCGCTACTATGCTCCTGTCCGCCAGAGGAAAGGGCGAG ACACAGGTCCTGGGAAACGGAAGAGAGATGATGAAGCCCCCATCTTAGAGCAGCGTGAGAACCGCATGAATCCCCTCCGCTGCCCCGTCAAGTTCTATGAATTCTATCTCTCAAAATG TCCTGAAAGCCTCCGGACACGCAACGATGTGTTCTACCTGCAACCTGAGCGGTCCTGCATTGCTGAGTCACCTCTCTGGTATTCTGTGatccccatggaccgcagcatgttGGAGAGCATGCTCAATCGCATTCTGGCTGTGCGTGAGATTTATGAGGAGCTGGGTCGTCCCGGGGAGGAAGACCtggactga
- the ZMYM3 gene encoding zinc finger MYM-type protein 3 isoform X1 yields MDPSDFPSPFDPLTLPEKPLAGDLPVDMEFGEDLLESQTAPTRGWAPPGPSPSSGALDLLDNPAGLEKDPGVLDGATELLGLGGLLYKAPSPPEVDHGPEGTLAWDTSDQTLEPGPGGRTPEVVPPDPGAGANPSSPEGLLEPLAPDSPITLQSPHIEEEETTSIATGRRGSPGQEEELPQGQPQSPNGPPSPSVGETLGDGINSSQTKPGSPSPPAHPSLPGDGLTGKASEKPPERVQKRSERVRRVEPPKPEVVDSTESIPVSDEDSDAMVDDPNDEDFVPFRPRRSPRMSLRSSVAQRAGRSSVGTKMTCAHCRTPLQKGQTAYQRKGLPQLFCSSSCLTTFSKKPSGKKTCTFCKKEIWNTKDSVVAQTGSGGSFHEFCTSVCLSLYEAQQQRPIPQSGDPADATRCSICQKTGEVLHEVSNGSVVHRLCSDSCFSKFRANKGLKTNCCDQCGAYIYAKTGSPGPELLFHEGQQKRFCNTTCLGAYKKKNTRVYPCVWCKTLCKNFEMLSHVDRNGKTSLFCSLCCTTSYKAKQAGLTGPPRPCSFCRRSLSDPCYYNKVDRTVYQFCSPSCWTKFQRTSPEGGIHLSCHYCHSLFSGKPEVLDWQDQVFQFCCRDCCEDFKRLRGVVSQCEHCRQEKLLHEKLRFSGVEKSFCSEGCVLLYKQDFTKKLGLCCITCTYCSQTCQRGVTEQLDGSTWDFCSEDCKSKYLLWYCKAARCHACKRQGKLLETIHWRGQIRHFCNQQCLLRFYSQQNQPNLDTQSGPESLLNSQSSEAKPQTPSQTKVENRNTIKTLQENGNLGKIPVKTRPAPAAPTPPPPPPPPPAAPRKNKAAMCKPLMQNRGVSCKVEMKSKGSQTEEWKPQVIVLPIPVPIFVPVPMHLYCQKVPVPFSMPIPVPVPMFLPTTLESTDKIVETIEELKVKIPSNPLEADILAMAEMIAEAEELDKASSDLCDLVSNQSAEGLLEDCDLFGPARDDVLAMAVKMANVLDEPGQDLEADFPKNPLDINPSVDFLFDCGLVGPEDVSTEQDLPRAMRKGQKRLVLSESCSRDSMSSQPSCTGLNYSYGVNAWKCWVQSKYANGETSKGDELRFGPKPMRIKEDILACSAAELNYGLAQFVREITRPNGERYEPDSIYYLCLGIQQYLLENNRMVNIFTDLYYLTFVQELNKSLSTWQPTLLPNNTVFSRVEEEHLWECKQLGVYSPFVLLNTLMFFNTKFFGLQTAEEHMQLSFTNVVRQSRKCTTPRGTTKVVSIRYYAPVRQRKGRDTGPGKRKRDDEAPILEQRENRMNPLRCPVKFYEFYLSKCPESLRTRNDVFYLQPERSCIAESPLWYSVIPMDRSMLESMLNRILAVREIYEELGRPGEEDLD; encoded by the exons ATGGATCCCAGTGATTTCCCCAGTCCGTTTGACCCATTGACCCTGCCAGAGAAGCCCTTGGCTGGAGACCTTCCAGTAGACATGGAATTTGGAGAGGATCTACTGGAATCTCAGACTGCCCCAACTCGAGGATGGGCCCCCCCTGGCCCTTCTCCATCCTCGGGAGCCCTGGACCTGCTTGATAACCCTGCTGGCCTGGAAAAAGACCCTGGAGTCCTGGATGGAGCCACTGAGCTGCTGGGGCTGGGAGGGCTGCTCTATAAAGCCCCTTCTCCCCCAGAGGTGGACCATGGTCCTGAGGGGACCCTTGCATGGGATACAAGCGATCAGACCCTAGAGCCTGGACCAGGGGGCAGGACCCCTGAGGTGGTGCCACCTGACCCAGGGGCTGGGGCAAATCCCTCTTCACCTGAGGGGCTACTAGAGCCTTTGGCTCCAGATTCTCCAATAACTCTGCAATCCCCACATATTGAAGAGGAGGAGACCACCTCCATAGCTACAGGGAGAAGGGGCTCccctgggcaggaggaggagcttCCCCAAGGGCAACCACAGAGCCCAAATGGCCCCCCCAGCCCTTCAGTGGGAGAGACTCTGGGGGATGGAATCAACAGTTCTCAGACCAAACCTGGGAGCCCTAGCCCCCCTGCACACCCTTCCTTGCCAG GAGATGGCCTGACTGGGAAGGCGAGTGAGAAGCCGCCTGAGAGG GTGCAGAAGAGAAGCGAGCGCGTTAGAAGAGTAGAGCCTCCAAAACCTGAGGTTGTGGATTCCACTGAGAGCA ttCCAGTGTCAGATGAGGATTCTGATGCCATGGTAGATGACCCAAACGATGAGGACTTCGTGCCATTCCGGCCCCGGCGCTCTCCTCGCATGTCTCTACGCTCAAGCGTGGCACAGAGAGCCGGACGCTCTTCAGTAGGCACCAAGATGACGTGTGCCCACTGCCGGACACCGCTGCAGAAGGGCCAGACGGCCTACCAGCGCAAGGGGCTGCCGCAGCTCTTCTGCTCTTCATCCTGCCTCACCACTTTCTCCAAGAAGCCCTCTGGCAAAAAGACCTGCACCTTCTGCAAGAA GGAGATCTGGAACACCAAGGACTCAGTTGTGGCGCAGACCGGTTCGGGAGGCTCCTTCCATGAGTTCTGCACATCCGTCTGTCTCTCCCTGTATGAGGCCCAGCAGCAGCGCCCAATTCCCCAGTCTGGGGATCCTGCTGATGCCACTCGCTGCAGCATATGCCAGAAGActggagag gtcCTGCATGAGGTCAGCAATGGCAGCGTGGTGCACCGGCTCTGCAGCGATTCTTGCTTCTCCAAATTCCGGGCCAACAAGGGACTGAAAACCAACTGTTGTGACCAGTGCGGGGCTTACATCTACGCCAAGACTGGGAGCCCTGGCCCCGAGCTCCTCTTCCACGAGGGCCAACAAAAGCGGTTCTGCAACACAACCTGCTTGGGGGCATACAAGAAG AAAAACACACGGGTGTACCCATGTGTCTGGTGCAAGACCCTGTGTAAGAACTTTGAGATGCTATCCCATGTGGACCGTAATGGCAAGACCAGCTTGTtctgttccctgtgctgtaccaCTTCTTACAAAGCGAAGCAGGCAGGGCTCACTG GCCCTCCCCGACCCTGCAGCTTCTGCCGCCGCAGCCTCTCTGACCCCTGTTACTACAACAAGGTTGATCGCACAGTCTACCAATTCTGCAGCCCCAGCTGCTGGACCAAGTTCCAG CGCACGAGCCCTGAGGGGGGCATTCACCTGAGCTGTCACTACTGCCACAGCCTCTTCAGTGGCAAGCCTGAGGTCTTGGACTGGCAG GACCAGGTGTTCCAGTTCTGCTGTCGTGATTGCTGTGAGGACTTTAAGCGCCTCCGGGGTGTGGTGTCCCAGTGTGAGCATTGCCGGCAGGAGAAACTCCTGCATGAGAAGCTCCGATTCAGTGGGGTGGAGAAGAGCTTCTGCAGCGAAG GCTGTGTGCTGCTATACAAACAGGACTTCACTAAGAAGCTGGGATTATGCTGTATCACTTGTACCTATTGCTCCCAGACCTGCCAGCGCGGAGTCACTGAGCAGCTGGATGGCAGCACCTGGGACTTCTGCAGCGAGGACTGTAAGAGCAAGTACCTGCTGTGGTACTGCAAG GCTGCCCGGTGCCATGCCTGTAAGCGCCAGGGGAAGCTGCTGGAGACCATCCACTGGCGTGGGCAGATCCGTCATTTCTGCAACCAACAGTGTCTGCTGCGCTTCTACAGCCAGCAGAACCAACCCAACCTGGATACCCAGAGTGGGCCTGAGAGCCTCCTGAACA GTCAGTCTTCTGAGGCAAAGCCCCAGACACCCTCTCAAACCAAAGTGGAGAACAGAAACACCATAAAGACCCTACAGGAAAATGGAAATCTGGGCAAG ATCCCTGTGAAGACCCGACCAGCCCCCGCTGCTCCTACTCCTCCACCACCACCGCCGCCACCCCCAGCAGCACCCCGCAAAAACAAAGCTGCCATGTGTAAACCACTGATGCAGAATCGGGGGGTCTCCTGCAAGGTGGAGATGAAGTCCAAAGGGAGTCAGACAG AAGAGTGGAAGCCACAGGTGATTGTGCTGCCCATCCCAGTGCCCATCTTTGTGCCAGTGCCTATGCATCTGTACTGCCAGAAAGTCCCGGTGCCTTTCTCAATGCCTATCCCG GTGCCTGTGCCCATGTTCCTGCCCACTACCTTGGAGAGCACAGACAAGATTGTGGAGACCATTGAGGAGCTGAAGGTGAAGATCCCGTCCAACCCCTTGGAGGCCGATATCCTGGCTATGGCAGAGATGATCGCAGAGGCCGAGGAGTTAGACAAGGCCTCATCTGACCTTTGTG ATCTTGTGAGCAACCAGAGTGCAGAGGGACTTCTGGAAGATTGTGACCTGTTTGGGCCAGCTCGGGATGATGTCCTGGCCATGGCCGTCAAGATGGCCAATGTGTTGGATGAGCCTGGACAAGACTTGGAGGCAGACTTCCCCAAGA ATCCTTTGGACATTAACCCCAGTGTGGACTTCCTCTTTGATTGTGGCCTGGTAGGGCCTGAGGACGTGTCTACTGAGCAAGACCTTCCCCGAGCCATGAGGAAG gGTCAAAAGCGGCTGGTGCTTTCAGAGAGCTGTTCCCGGGACTCCATGAGCAGCCAGCCTAGTTGTACTGGACTCAACTATTCCTATGGTGTCAATGCTTGGAAGTGCTGGGTGCAGTCAAAATATGCCAATGGAGAAACCAGCAAGGGTGATGAGCTGCGCTTTGGCC CCAAACCTATGCGTATCAAGGAGGATATTCTGGCCTGCTCAGCTGCTGAACTCAACTACGGTTTAGCCCAGTTTGTGAGAGAAATTACTCGACCCAACGGTGAACGATATGAACCTGATAGCATCTACTATCTGTGTCTTGGCATCCAACAG tactTGTTGGAAAATAACCGAATGGTGAACATTTTCACGGACCTTTACTACCTGACTTTTGTTCAAGAACTCAACAAGTCTCTGAGTACCTGGCAGCCCACCCTCCTCCCTAACA ATACGGTGTTCTCCCGAGTAGAGGAAGAGCACCTCTGGGAGTGTAAGCAGCTGGGGGTCTACTCACCCTTTGTCCTTCTCAACACCCTCATGTTCTTCAACACTAAGTTTTTTGGGCTTCAGACAGCCGAGGAGCACATGCAGCTCTCCTTCACCAATGTGGTGCGGCAGTCCCGCAAGTGTACCACCCCTCGGGGCACTACTAAGGTGGTGAGCATCCGCTACTATGCTCCTGTCCGCCAGAGGAAAGGGCGAG ACACAGGTCCTGGGAAACGGAAGAGAGATGATGAAGCCCCCATCTTAGAGCAGCGTGAGAACCGCATGAATCCCCTCCGCTGCCCCGTCAAGTTCTATGAATTCTATCTCTCAAAATG TCCTGAAAGCCTCCGGACACGCAACGATGTGTTCTACCTGCAACCTGAGCGGTCCTGCATTGCTGAGTCACCTCTCTGGTATTCTGTGatccccatggaccgcagcatgttGGAGAGCATGCTCAATCGCATTCTGGCTGTGCGTGAGATTTATGAGGAGCTGGGTCGTCCCGGGGAGGAAGACCtggactga